The sequence below is a genomic window from Actinomycetes bacterium.
CGCGTTGTAGGCCTCGCGGATGCGGGACACGAGGAAGACCTCGTAGTCCATCGACAGTCCGAAGAGGACCGCGAAGAAGATGACCGGCAGCGGCGAGGCGATGCGGTAGGTCCCGTCGAGGCCGAACAGCCCGCCCAGCCAGCCCCACTGGAAGACCGCGACGATGACGCCGTAGGCACCGGCGATCGACAGCAGGTTCATGGCGGCTGCCTTGAGCGGCACGACCACGGAGCGGAACACGACCATCAGCAGCAGGACGGAGGCGCCCAGGATCGCGCCGATGAACAGCGGCCGGGTGCTGGCGAGCTGCTCGTCCAGGTCGAGGGTCAGCGCGGTCGCGCCGGTGACGTAGACACCGTCCGGGGTGACCGTCCGGACGCGCTGCAGGGTCTGCGCGGTGGCCGGGTCGGAGGGCTCGGTGGTGGGCAGCGTGGGCAGCACCACGGTGCCGCCGTCGGCGGTGACGCGCGGGTCGCCGACCTCGGCGATGCCCGGGTCGGCCGCGATCCGGCCGGCCAGCACAGTGACGTCCGCGCCGTCCAGCCCGGTGCCCTGCAGGTCGGCGACGACGAGCAGCGGTGCGTTGAAGCCGGGGCCGAAGCCGTCCGCCAGCAGGTCGTACGCCCGCCGCTCGGTCTGGCCGGCCGGGTTGTCGCCGGCGTCGGGGAAGCCGGTGCTCAGCGAGAGCGACGGGGCGGCCAGCGCGAGGAGGACCAGGGCGCCGGCGACGGCGTACGGCCACGGCCGGGCGGCGATCCGGTGGGCCAGCCGCCACCAGCGGGTGTCCTCGACGGCGACGGCCTCCGCGGCGCGACGCCGGCCGACGACCCGCCCGCGGTCGATCCGGTCGCCGAGCAGCGTCAGCAGCGCCGGCAGCAGGGTGGTCGCGGTCATGACGGCGAGGAACACGACGATCGAGGTGGCGAGCCCGATCGAGGCCAGGAAGCCGACGCCGGTCAGGACGAGCGCCAGCATGGCGAGGACCACCGTGCCGCCGGCGAAGACGACAGCGGCGCCGGACGAGCCCATCGCGGACGACAGCGCGGACCGGTTGTCGTGGCCGGCCGTCCGGTTCTCTCGGTAGCGGGACACGATCAGCAGCGCGTAGTCGATGCCGACACCGAGGCCGACCATGGCGCCGATGGTCGGCGCGGCAGTGGAGACCTCGAGCGAGCCGGCCAGCACCACGATGCTCAGCAGCCCGACCGCGACGGCGACCAGGGCGAGCACGATCGGCACCAGGGCGGCCACGATCGTCCCGAAGGCCACGACCAGCACGACGAGGGCGGCCAGCAGGCCGGCAGCCTCGGCGGGCGATGACTTCTTCTCGGCGTTGAGGAACGCGGCGTCCCCGCCGAACTCCGCCTGCACGCCACCGTCACGGGCCGGCTGAAGGGCGTCGCTGATCTCGGCGCCGGCCGGGCGGCCGAGCTCGGTCGAGGGCACGTCAAGGGAGATCTCGGCGTAGCCGACCCGGCCGTCGGCCGAGACCCGATCGGTGGCGAAGGGGTCGGTCACGGCCGCGACGTGCTCGACCCGGGCCACCTGGGCGAGCGCGGCCTCGACCTGGGGCCGGTGGTCGGCCAGCTGCTCCGCGTCGTCGACGGCGAACACGGCGACGCCGCTGCCTCCGGCGACCGCGGGGAAGCGCTCCTCGAGCAGGTCCTGCGCCTGGGCGCTCTCGCTGCCGGGCGCGCTGAAGTCGTCGGCGAACGTGCCGCCGACGGCTCCGGAGAGGACGGCCACGAGGACGGCGAGGACCGCCCAGGCGCCGATGGTGGTCCAGGGGCGGCGAGCACTCGCGTCGCCGATGCGGCCGATGAGGCGGTTCATTCCGGTGTCCCTTCACTGTGCTGCGGGTCGAGGTGGGTGACCGAGACCAGGGGCATGCCGAGGTCGCGGATGCGCTGGAGGAGGCCGTGCAGGGCCGTCTGGTCGACGACCTCCCCGCGGAGGGTGGTGGTGCCGTCGCGGTTGTGGACCAGGGTCAGCCCGTCGAACCACGCCGCCCAGCGGTCGTCGAGGCGACCGTCGAGGCGGATCTCGTACGTGGTCATCGTTGCCTCCTCTTCGTACGTCGCTGTGCCCCGGAAGGTAGGAACGGACCTGGTGAGGGCGGATCACCACACCTGGTGAGCGGGCTGGTGAACGTCGTCGCGCGGGGTGCTTG
It includes:
- a CDS encoding MMPL family transporter: MNRLIGRIGDASARRPWTTIGAWAVLAVLVAVLSGAVGGTFADDFSAPGSESAQAQDLLEERFPAVAGGSGVAVFAVDDAEQLADHRPQVEAALAQVARVEHVAAVTDPFATDRVSADGRVGYAEISLDVPSTELGRPAGAEISDALQPARDGGVQAEFGGDAAFLNAEKKSSPAEAAGLLAALVVLVVAFGTIVAALVPIVLALVAVAVGLLSIVVLAGSLEVSTAAPTIGAMVGLGVGIDYALLIVSRYRENRTAGHDNRSALSSAMGSSGAAVVFAGGTVVLAMLALVLTGVGFLASIGLATSIVVFLAVMTATTLLPALLTLLGDRIDRGRVVGRRRAAEAVAVEDTRWWRLAHRIAARPWPYAVAGALVLLALAAPSLSLSTGFPDAGDNPAGQTERRAYDLLADGFGPGFNAPLLVVADLQGTGLDGADVTVLAGRIAADPGIAEVGDPRVTADGGTVVLPTLPTTEPSDPATAQTLQRVRTVTPDGVYVTGATALTLDLDEQLASTRPLFIGAILGASVLLLMVVFRSVVVPLKAAAMNLLSIAGAYGVIVAVFQWGWLGGLFGLDGTYRIASPLPVIFFAVLFGLSMDYEVFLVSRIREAYNATGDNTESVARGLAATGRVITSGALIMMVVFLSFVSDPSPFVKMIGLGLATAIALDATVVRMVLVPATMALMGKANWWLPGWLDRLLPHISIDADSPVHPPAPVPVPAPRETPVEVH